One Salvelinus namaycush isolate Seneca chromosome 29, SaNama_1.0, whole genome shotgun sequence genomic region harbors:
- the LOC120024127 gene encoding N-acetyltransferase ESCO2-like: MMPSTRKHSLPAERPVTDGGSTLKRKSPLKKMSARHQKKENCPSPQRSPAPSPLKIARKRASPFQPAVVTGSFYGKRKPLYLTPLERKMLNETKSLPRLTTVDPYGILTDAEKKRMINSNKVKKVAAVHRMMTSLKGNGNFKSSLINSSKPKAPTSTKQVEPKKGIPLTFGGLKSKPKPKIFVGAAFFSTGKKPASMYKKSAPKSTKPALSFEKTNALVLASEGKQEKKKAPSPKQCAVVVKKLQEEPQSPPSVQDLPKSPESPEALSPRAIAEKYGMTKDVRIVLNLSLSPTCSGSPEINTQEDFITDAGSHAVFDLSDISPLTCINSPVKDSLADSVESSAVCTIFGSASKRPQWKAAQASPMNCSTPSSLGHPIPSAAKERRARKKRDMNKQAEADDQLIIDAGQKQFGATTCGSCGMIYSADSLEDNFQHTQFHKRFLDSIKFVGWKKERVVADFWDGKIILVLPDDPKYAVRKAEDVRQLADNELGFQQVSLSCPSQAKTYLFVNSDRMVVGCLIAEHIRQGFRVLEQPEQTKDMTKEDFMEHHRVWCCSTTPEKAICGVSRIWVFSLARRKGIGTRMLDTVRNSFMYGGHLTKEEIAFSDPTPDGKLFATKYCETPAFMVYNFIG; this comes from the exons ATGATGCCTAGTACAAGGAAGCACAG TCTCCCAGCCGAAAGGCCTGTCACGGATGGAGGATCTACCCTGAAAAGAAAGTCTCCACTAAAGAAGATGTCAGCCAGACACCAGAAGAAGGAGAACTGCCCATCCCCTCAGAGATCACCAGCTCCATCTCCCCTAAAGATTGCTCGGAAGAGAGCCTCTCCATTCCAGCCTGCTGTGGTTACAGGGTCCTTCTATGGTAAACGCAAACCTTTGTACCTGACACCCCTGGAGAGGAAGATGCTGAATGAGACCAAATCACTGCCAAGGCTGACCACTGTGGATCCGTATGGAATACTGACGGATGCTGAGAAAAAGAGGATGATTAACAGTAACAAGGTCAAGAAAGTGGCCGCTGTACACAGAATGATGACTAGCTTAAAGGGAAATGGCAACTTCAAATCAAGCCTGATCAATTCCTCAAAGCCTAAAGCACCCACCAGCACAAAGCAAGTGGAGCCGAAAAAAGGCATCCCCTTGACCTTCGGAGGTTTAAAGTCTAAGCCCAAGCCTAAGATCTTTGTTGGGGCTGCTTTTTTTAGCACAGGAAAAAAGCCAGCCTCCATGTACAAAAAGTCTGCCCCGAAATCTACCAAGCCAGCTTTGAGTTTTGAGAAAACAAATGCTCTGGTTCTTGCATCAGAgggaaaacaagaaaaaaaaaaagcccCATCTCCAAAGCAATGTGCTGTTGTAGTGAAGAAACTGCAGGAAGAGCCGCAGTCTCCACCCAGTGTCCAGGATTTGCCAAAGAGTCCAGAGTCACCCGAGGCCCTGTCACCCAGAGCTATAGCAGAGAAATATGGCATGACCAAGGATGTCAGGATTGTGTTAAACTTATCTTTGTCTCCCACATGTTCAGGGTCCCCAGAAATAAACACTCAG GAGGACTTTATCACGGATGCAGGCTCTCATGCAGTGTTTGATCTCAGTGATATTAGCCCATTAACCTGTATCAACAGTCCAGTCaaag ACTCCTTAGCCGATTCTGTAGAATCCTCAGCTGTGTGTACAATCTTTGGCTCTGCATCAAAGAG GCCCCAGTGGAAGGCAGCTCAGGCCTCTCCAATGAATTGCAGCACCCCCTCGTCCCTTGGTCACCCCATTCCCTCTGCTGCTAAAGAGAGGAGAGCCAGGAAGAAGAGAGATATGAATAAACAGGCTGAGGCTGATGATCAACTCATCATT GATGCAGGCCAGAAGCAGTTTGGTGCCACCACGTGTGGGTCCTGTGGCATGATCTACAGTGCAGACAGCCTGGAAGACAACTTCCAGCACACACAGTTCCATAAGCGTTTTCTGGACAGTATTAAATTTGTG GGCTGGAAGAAAGAGAGGGTGGTAGCAGATTTCTGGGATGGAAAAATCATTCTGGTTCTACCAGATGATCCAAAATACGCTGTCAgaaag GCAGAAGATGTGAGGCAACTTGCTGACAACGAGTTGGGCTTCCAACAAGTGTCCCTCAGCTGCCCCAGCCAGGCTAAAACCTATCTGTTTGTGAACAGTGACAGGATGGTGGTCGGCTGCCTCATTGCAGAGCACATACGACAG GGCTTCAGAGTACTGGAGCAGCCagagcagactaaggacatgacCAAGGAGGATTTCATGGAGCACCACAGGGTCTGGTGCTGCTCTACCACCCCAGAGAAGGCCATCTGTGGGGTCAGCCGTATCTGGGTGTTCAGCCTGGCCCGTAGGAAGGGCATCGGCACAAGGATGCTCGACACCGTCCG AAACTCCTTTATGTATGGGGGCCACCTGACCAAGGAGGAAATTGCTTTCTCTGACCCTACCCCAGACGGCAAACTGTTCGCCACAAAGTACTGCGAGACGCCTGCGTTTATGGTCTACAATTTCATTGGTTAA
- the LOC120024498 gene encoding lymphokine-activated killer T-cell-originated protein kinase homolog, producing the protein MDSTIANDVNGFKTPCKPDRVKSLLSGSTASPRTPITIPASPFMKKLGCGTGVNVYLMNRVGKLNLSPWAVKKINNKCASKQVGVYQRRLCDEANILKGLQHPNIVGFRAFTTANDGSKCLAMEYGGEKSLNDLIEWRREEGLKAYPAATIEKVALHVARGLQYLHNEKKLLHGDMKSCNVVIKGDFETVKICDVGVSLQLDENMKVSNPKAEYVGTEPWKPKEALEEGGVITDKADIFAYGLTLWEMMTLAMPHLEMENSEEEDVSMDEDDFEDAYYEKLGTRPALDSESLGGAYQRMVELFWLCTEENPQKRPSATQIVQVLESNMQADNKNNVIVID; encoded by the exons ATGGATTCCACTATTGCCAATGATGTGAATGGATTCAAGACGCCCTGCAAACCAGACAGGGTGAAGAGCCTTCTCTCTGGTAGCACTGCCAGTCCTAGAACTCCCATAACCATCCCTGCCTCCCCTTTCATGAAGAAACTGGGATGTGGAACTGGGGTGAATGTGTATCTTATGAACAG AGTTGGTAAACTGAACCTGTCTCCATGGGCTGTCAAAAAGATCAACAACAAATGTGCCTCAAAGCAGGTGGGTGTCTACCAGAGACGACTCTGTGACGAGGCAAATATCCTGAAAGGTCTGCAGCACCCAAACATTGTTG GATTCCGTGCCTTCACCACTGCCAATGATGGCTCTAAGTGCCTGGCCATGGAGTATGGTGGGGAGAAGTCCCTGAATGACCTGAtagagtggagaagagaggagggccTGAAGGCTTATCCAGCCGCCACCATTGAGAAAGTGGCCTTGCATGTGGCGCGTGGCCTACAG TACCTTCACAACGAGAAGAAGCTATTACATGGCGACATGAAGTCTTGCAATGTTGTCATCAAGGGTGACTTTGAGACTGTCAAAATCTGCGATGTGGGAGTCTCCTTGCAGTTGGATGAGAATATGAAAG TGAGTAACCCCAAAGCAGAGTACGTTGGCACTGAGCCGTGGAAGCCCAAGGAGGCTCTGGAAGAGGGAGGCGTGATCACGGACAAGGCAGACATCTTTGCCTACGGACTGACCCTGTGGGAGATGATGACTCTGGCCATGCCTCACTTGGAGATGGAGAACAGTGAGGAGGAGG ATGTCTCAATGGACGAGGATGACTTTGAGGATGCCTACTATGAGAAGTTGGGCACCCGACCGGCGCTGGACTCTGAGAGTCTTGGGGGAGCCTACCAGAGAATGGTGGAGCTGTTCTGGCTCTGCACGGAGGAGAATCCACAGAAACGCCCCTCAGCTACCCAAATAGTTCAGGTTCTGGAGTCCAACATGCAGGCGGACAACAAAAACAATGTCATTGTCATAGACTGA